DNA from Desulfitibacter sp. BRH_c19:
AGCTCATAATTTCATTTATTAAGATTGGTTTATTTAGTTTTGGTGGAGGGTATGCCATGATTCCCCTCATCCAAAATGAAATTGAATCCCATAACTGGCTTACCCCCCAGCAATTTATCGATATCATAGCTGTAGCAGAGACCACCCCTGGACCTATTGCAGTTAATTCGGCTACCTTCGTTGGTTTTAAAGTAGCGGGGTTTTGGGGAGCGGTTGTTAGTACTATTGGTGTGGCTTTGCCCAGCTTTATTATTGTCTTACTAATAGCAAGGGCTGTTAGTAAATTTATTGAGGATCCCCTTATGAAGGGCATGTTATATGGCATACGACCAGTAGTGATTAGTTTGATTTTGTTGGCTGCCGTTTTCGTAGCTAAGAC
Protein-coding regions in this window:
- a CDS encoding chromate transporter, whose translation is MVYLQLIISFIKIGLFSFGGGYAMIPLIQNEIESHNWLTPQQFIDIIAVAETTPGPIAVNSATFVGFKVAGFWGAVVSTIGVALPSFIIVLLIARAVSKFIEDPLMKGMLYGIRPVVISLILLAAVFVAKTVIFSAGSFLGLDWISIAIAGLALVGIFKLNMHPILLIVLAAVSGVLLY